In Candidatus Obscuribacterales bacterium, the genomic stretch GCAGATTCGTTGGGGAATGCCGCGTTGCCAGGGGCGATCGCTGATCTGGCACCATATCGATCCCGATGATCCCAGCCATTGGCAAGCAGGGGCCTACGGTATTCCAGAACCACGATCCCAGCGCCCCACCCTTGGTCCCCAGGGGGTTGATCTGATGCTGATCCCCGCCGTGGCCTGCGATCGCCGCGGCTATCGACTGGGCTATGGTGGTGGCTTCTACGATCGCCTCTTTAGCCAGCCAGTTTGGCAAGCGATCCCCACCATGGGTATTGTGTTTCACCACGGTTACCTACCCCAGCTTCCTACTGATCCCTGGGATCGACCGCTGCAGGCGGTTTGCACAGATCAGGCGCTCTACTCAGTTGACTAACGCTGTCCCATCTGTATCCGCCATAAACCAGCATAGACTTGGTTCTTGGTTAGCAGGTCGTCGTGCAACCCCTGCTCGATTAAGCGCCCCTGTTCCATCACATAAATACAGTCCGCGTTGCGAATAGTAGACAGGCGGTGGGCGATGGCGATGGTGGTACGGTTTTGGGTAATCCGATCTAGAGATCGCTGAATCGCCGCTTCGGTTTCGTTATCTACCGCTGATGTGGCTTCATCCAAGATTAAAATCGGTGGATTTTTCAACACCGCGCGGGCGATCGCCAATCGCTGTCGCTGACCGCCCGATAATTTCTGCCCCCGTTCCCCTACCACGGTGGCGTATCCCTGGGGGAGCTGTTGAATAAACTCGTGGGCCTCAGCGATCGCGGCGGCGGCAATCACATCAGCATCCGTCGCCTCGGGACTGCCATAGCGAATATTGTCCGCTACGCTGCCGTGGAACAGGAAAACATCCTGGCTGACCAAGCCAATCGCCCGCCGCAGATCCTGGAGCTGGATATCTCGCAGCTCCGTTCCATCCAGGGTGATGCTGCCCGAATCAATAT encodes the following:
- a CDS encoding 5-formyltetrahydrofolate cyclo-ligase, which produces MSTGLDKPSLRRSLLAHRQAMTVHDWQQASDRLCAHLQASAQLQQARTVFAYFSIRQEPDLRPLFTACPQIRWGMPRCQGRSLIWHHIDPDDPSHWQAGAYGIPEPRSQRPTLGPQGVDLMLIPAVACDRRGYRLGYGGGFYDRLFSQPVWQAIPTMGIVFHHGYLPQLPTDPWDRPLQAVCTDQALYSVD